Proteins from one Hemiscyllium ocellatum isolate sHemOce1 chromosome 30, sHemOce1.pat.X.cur, whole genome shotgun sequence genomic window:
- the med18 gene encoding mediator of RNA polymerase II transcription subunit 18 produces MEAPPVTVLPVIGGTINMMEYILQGSVLDQSLESLLHRLRGLCDNMEPETFVDHELVFLLKAQQGSPFILRARRSVDKPGLPWHLRYLGQPEIGDKNRSALVRNCVDIATSDGLTEFLIEMGFRMDHEFVVKGHVFRKGIMKIVVSKIFRILLPGNIDNVEPLSLSYLVELNVVAPPGQDAVSDDMKNFSEQLKPLVHLEKIDPKRLHQV; encoded by the exons ATGGAGGCCCCTCCTGTAACAGTGTTGCCTGTCATTGGTGGAACCATCAATATGATGGAATATATTCTTCAAG GAAGTGTGCTAGACCAGAGTCTGGAAAGCCTCCTCCACCGACTGCGTGGGCTTTGTGACAATATGGAGCCAGAGACTTTTGTAGACCATGAGCTGGTTTTCCTGCTTAAAGCTCAGCAAGGAAGTCCATTTATTTTAAGGGCCCGGCGCTCTGTGGACAAGCCTGGTTTGCCCTGGCACCTCCGATACCTTGGGCAGCCGGAAATTGGTGACAAAAACCGTTCGGCACTGGTGCGAAACTGTGTGGACATTGCAACTTCTGATGGCCTAACCGAGTTTCTGATAGAGATGGGTTTCCGAATGGATCATGAGTTTGTGGTGAAGGGACATGTTTTCCGCAAAGGAATTATGAAGATTGTGGTGTCGAAAATCTTTCGGATTCTGCTTCCCGGTAACATTGACAATGTTGAGCCGCTCTCGCTGTCGTACCTGGTGGAGCTGAATGTGGTGGCACCACCCGGGCAGGATGCAGTTTCAGATGACATGAAAAATTTTTCCGAACAGCTGAAGCCTTTAGTTCATCTGGAGAAAATTGACCCTAAGCGATTACACCAGGTGTAG